The Winogradskyella schleiferi genome contains the following window.
CATATCCACCAAGTAAAGTCACCTTAAACGAATATGCTTATCATTTAGTAAAGCAATTTATAAAGAACCAAAACGTCACAGAATTAATCTTGTTAACCGACAGAACCGAAGGAACAAAAGATCTTGAGTTTACAGAAGCGGGTTGCAAGATCACGGTAAAAGAATGTTGGTCCTTTAATAGTTATAATAATATTTTTTCGGTAACCAAAGCGATTAACAAAACACAACCAGATTCAGTATTGTTTAACCTACAATTTATGAAGTTTGGTGATAAGAAAATTGCAGCAGCTTTAGGCTTAATGTTACCATTAGTTTGTAAGCTGAAAAAAATTCCTAACATTGTATTGTTACACAATATACTTGAAGAGGTTGATTTAGGAAGTGCTGGTTTTACATCAAATAAGTTGATGCAGAAAATCTACGGATTTATCGGTACAAGTTTAACAAAATTAATATTACAGGCCGACACGGTTGCCGTAACTATGCAAAAGTATGTTGATATTTTGGAAGCTAAATATGGTGCGACCAGTGTAAAGTTAATTCCACATGGCACATTTGAAATACCTGAAGAACCAGACTATAGTTTACCTGATGGTCCTTTACAAATCATGACTTTCGGAAAGTTTGGAACCTACAAAAAAGTTGAAGGCATGATTGAAGCGGTTGAAATGGTAAGACAATCCACAGGATTAGATTTAGAGGTTGTTATTGCTGGAACAGATAATCCTAACGTGCCAGGCTATTTAGCACAAGTAGAAGAAGATTACAAGCATGTGCCTCAAGTGCGTTTTACAGGATATGTAGAAGAGGAAGATGTACCAGTAATATTTAATGAAAGTGCCGTAGTTGTATTTCCTTATACCTCTACAACAGGAAGTTCTGGAGTG
Protein-coding sequences here:
- a CDS encoding glycosyltransferase, coding for MKLAIVTAYPPSKVTLNEYAYHLVKQFIKNQNVTELILLTDRTEGTKDLEFTEAGCKITVKECWSFNSYNNIFSVTKAINKTQPDSVLFNLQFMKFGDKKIAAALGLMLPLVCKLKKIPNIVLLHNILEEVDLGSAGFTSNKLMQKIYGFIGTSLTKLILQADTVAVTMQKYVDILEAKYGATSVKLIPHGTFEIPEEPDYSLPDGPLQIMTFGKFGTYKKVEGMIEAVEMVRQSTGLDLEVVIAGTDNPNVPGYLAQVEEDYKHVPQVRFTGYVEEEDVPVIFNESAVVVFPYTSTTGSSGVLHQAGSYGKAVVMPDLGDLALLVQDEGYKGEFFEPTSVESLAKAIEAIVIDEAYRLELAKTNYKAATAHPMSQIAEMYMETFQDIIDEKYVVNANNNPQKVIL